In Tsuneonella sp. CC-YZS046, the genomic window AATCGCCCGCGCGATGCAGGCTTTCGATCTGATCCTTACCTATAATTGGGGCGCCATGGACGCGGTGATGGCGCATACGCTGTTTTCCCGGCCCTATCGCCTGGCGCCGCTGATCCATCACGAGGACGGGTTCAACCAGGACGAGGCGGAGCGCCTGAAGCCCTCGCGCAACTGGTATCGGCGGATTGCGCTGGGGCGCTGTTCGGCGCTGATCGTCCCTTCGGAGCGGCTGGAGCGGATCGCGCGCGAGGATTGGGTGCAGCCGGCGCAGCGCATCCATCGCATCGCCAATGGCTTGCCGGTTGCGGCCTATGCGCGCCGTCCCCGGCCGGATTCGCTGCCGGGGCTGATCAAGCGCAAGGGCGAATACTGGCTGGGCACGCTGGCCGGGCTTCGTCCGGTCAAGAACCTGCCCCGGCTGGTCAGGGCTTTCGCGCCGCTGCCGGAGGAATGGCAGCTGGTGATCGCGGGCGAAGGGCCGGAAGAACAGGCGATCCGGGCGGAGGCCATGCGGCTGGGCGTGGCGCATCGCGTGCATCTGCCCGGCTTCGTTGCCGATCCGGCCAAGGTGGCGGGCCTGTTCGATCTGTTCGCGCTGTCCTCGGACAGCGAGCAGTTCCCGCTTTCGGTGGTGGAGGCGATGGCGGCGGGGCTGGCGGTGGCCGCGCCCGCAGTGGGGGACGTGGCCCGGATCGTGGCCGAGCCGAACAGGCCGTTCGTCACGCCGCCGGGGGACGAGGCGCTGCTGGCCCGGTCGCTCGCGCAGCTTGCCGCGAATGAAGGGCTGAGAGCGGAAATAGGCGCGGCCAACCGGGACAAGGCGCGCGAACAGTTCGACGAGGCAGCGATGATCGGCCGCTATCGCGCGCTTTACGAGCAGGCGCTCGCGCTCGACAGGCCGTAGCGCGACGCGGTTCGGGGCAGGGTACGCGGCGGCGCGTGCCCTTCTGATTTCAGCGGAGGTTCAGATGAATGGGGACAGGCTGGCTTTATGCGTTGAATTGATGGTTCCATTCGCTAAACACGCCGACTTGTCTCAAATAGTCTTATGAAGGCGCCTGCGTGGCTCTCGTACCAAATCGCCCCCAGACCGAAGCTGAGAAGAAAGCCGCCCAGGACGATGTTTTCGTCCGGGAAGTCGACGATGCCGTCCGTCAGGACCAGCTGGCCTATGCGGCCAAGCGCTTCGGCATTCCGCTGGCGATCGCGGTCGTCGTCGGGCTGCTCGCCCTGGGCGGCTGGCTGATCTGGAAGGAAACGCGCGAATCCGCGATGGAGGAGCATTCGGAAGAGCTTGTCCGCGCGATCGACCGGATCGGCGCGGGCAATCTCGATACCGCCAGCAAGGTGCTCGATCCGGTGATCCAGGATGGCGGCGGGGCCGCCGCATCGGCGCGGATGCTCAAGGCCGGTATCGCCGCCCAGCAGGGCCGCAATGCCGAAGCCGCCAAGCTCTTCGCCGCCATCGCCGCCGACAGCGGCGCGCCGCAGCCGCTGCGCGACCTTGCCACCATCCGCGAAGTCGCCGTCAATTTCGACACGATGAAGCCGGATGACGTGATTTCCAGGCTGAAGCCGCTGGCGACGCCGGGCAACCCGTGGTTCGGCAGCGCCGGCGAGCTGGTCGGGCTGGCCTATCTCAAGCAGGGCAAGCGCGATCTGGCTGGGCCGCTGTTCGCCGCGATCGCCAAGGACGAGAGCCTGCCCGATACGCTGCGGGCGCGGGCGCGCCAGCTTGCGGGGCTGCTGGGCTACGATGCGATCTCCGATGTCGACAAGATCGTGCAGCCGCAGGAAGAAGACGAGGCCGATCCAGGCCAGGCGGCGCAGTGATTTATCCGAGGATGACCCGAATGAAGCATGCTAACGCTCCGGCGCGACGTCTCGCCATGGCGACGACCGCCGTCCTGCTCGCAACCATGGTGTCCGCTTGCGGCGTGCTCGGCGGCAAGGACAAGCCGCATACCCCCACCGTCGGCAACCGGGTGCCAATTCTCTCGCGGATCGAGGCGGGCACCAAGGTGGATGCCTCGATCTCCAATGTCGCGGTGGTGCTCCCGCCCGCGCAGGTGAACACCGACTGGACGCAGGCCGGCGGCAGCGCGGCCAAGGCATCGGGCCATTTCGCGCTGTCCGCGTCGCCGGGCCGGGCCTGGACCGCTTCCATCGCCGGGTCGAGCAACAAGCGCCGCCTGGCCGCTTCCCCGGTGGTGGGCGGAGGAATGCTGTTCGCGATCGACACCACCGCCACGATCCATGCGTTCAATGCCGATACCGGCCGGCGCATCTGGTCGCAGCAGCTGGAAGTGGAGGGCAACCTCAGGAGCGCGGCCTTCGGCGGCGGGGTGAGCTATGCCGACGGCCGGGTCTATGCCACCAACGGCGTGGGCGAAGTCGCCGCGCTGGATGCGCAGACCGGCGCGGTGGCGTGGAAGGTGAAGCCCGCCGGCCCGCTGCGCGGCGCGCCGACCATCGCCTTCAATTCCGTGTATGTGATGACGCAGGACAACCAGATCCACGCGCTCAATGCGGCCGACGGATCGGAAGTCTGGCAGGAATCCTCGTCGGTCGGACAGGCCGGGGTGTTCGGCGTGGCCGCCCCCGCCGCCGGGCAGGGCACCGTGATCGCGGGCTACAGCACCGGCGAGCTGGTCGCCTATCGCTATGAGAACGGCCGCACCCTGTGGGCCGACGCGCTGGCCCGCACCTCTATCTCCACCCAGGTCGGCACCCTGACCGATGTGGACGCCGATCCGATCATTGACAGCGGCTGGGTTTACGCTCTGGGCCAGGGCGGCCGCATGGCGGCCTACGAGCTGGTTACCGGACAGCGTATCTGGGAGCTTAACCTTGCCGGTATCTCCACTCCGGCCATCGCCGGCGAGTGGATCTTCACCCTGACCGACGATGCCCGCCTGCTCGCCATCGCCCGCGCCAGCGGCAAGGTCCGCTGGATCACGCAATTGCGCGAATGGAAGAACGAGAAGAAGAAAAAGAACCAGATCTTCTGGACCGGCCCGGTGCTGGCGGGCAACCGGCTGTGGATCGCCAGCTCGCGCGGCAAGCTGGTTTCAGTCGATGTGACGAGTGGCGCGATCGCCTCGGAGCAGGAACTCGGCTCCGACATCTCGCTGGCGCCGATCGTGGCCAACCAGACCCTGTATATCCTGGATGACGGCGGCAAGATCCATGCCTTGCGTTAAGCAAGGCGTGGAGCCGCGCGCGGGCGCTTCGGGCGGCATCCCGTTACCTTAGCTTTAATTCTTTCCCGCTAATGCGGCGGCGATGAGCAGCGGAAGCAGGAAAGCCGCCGGCGCCTTGCCGCCGAGTGACGTGCCGGCGATTGTCGGCCTGCTGGGCCTTGCGGGCCTGTTCACATGGCTGGCGATCTGCCGCTGCTGGCCGCAGCTGATGGAGCTGTTCGGCCTTCCCGGCCCGCATATGCGGCTGGATGGCCCTTATGCCTCGGTGGTCGCCACCCTGTTCTGCGCCTTGCCGATGGTGGCATGGTCGCTGCTGGTGGAGAAGGTCCATCGCAATCCCTCGACCGGCATAGACTGGGACAACCCCCGGCCGATCTCCGCGATCATCGACATTTCCGTCACCAAGATCGCTGGCCTCTGGGCTACCTGGGCGGTGATCGGCTTCATTTACTGCGTCGCGCGCTACTACTGGGACGGGCAGTATCGCTTCTCCATGGAAATGATGGGCTTCCTCGCGATCCCGCTTTTCCTGCTGTCGGTGCCCTATGTGATCTGGCTCGACCGGCTGCTCAAGGACCCGCGCGACCATGCCTGGCATTTCGGCGCGATGCTGATCGGGCGGGAGCCTTATTGCCCGGAGCATGTGCGGGCGCATTGGCGCGCCTGGGCGGTGAAGGGCTTCTTCACCGCCTTCATGATCTCGATCCTGCCGGGCGGCTGGAACACGATGGTCAATGCCGAGCCGGATCGGGTGCTGGGCGATCCGGTCGCCTTCTGCACCCTGCTGATCGAGATGTTCTTCGTGTTCGACGTGCAGATCGGCATGGTCGGCTATCTGCTGACCTTCCGCCCGCTCGATGCGCATATCCGCTCCGCCAACCCGTTTCTCGCAGGCTGGGTGGCGGCCCTGCTATGCTATCCGCCCTTCAACATGATGGGGACCGGCCCGCTCGATTATCACGTCAACGGAGCGGACTGGTCGCAATGGCTCGGCGGCCATCCGGCCTTGCTCTGGGCCTGGGGCGCGGTGCTGGTGTTCCTCACCGCCGCCTATGCCTGGGCGACGGTGGCCTTCGGCCTGCGCTTCTCCAACCTGACCTATCGCGGAGTGCTGACCAACGGCCCCTACCGCTTCACGCGGCATCCGGCCTATCTTTCCAAGAACGCGTTCTGGTGGTTCTCCACCATGCCGTTCCTGGCGGCCACGGGATCGGTCACCGACGCGGTGCGCAACACGGTGCTGCTGGCGCTGGTCGGCGCGGTCTATTACTGGCGCGCCAAGACGGAAGAGAAGCACCTGCTGGCCGAAGATCCGAAATACCGCGCCTATTACGACTGGATGGAGGAAAACGCCCTGATTACGCGGTCGCTTAGCCGGTTGAAGTCCCTGATCCGGCCGCGCGGCCCGCGCCTCCAGATCGCCGAATAGGCGCGGCTTCTCAGAAGCTCTCTTCGTAGACCCGGGTGATGTCCCCGGCCCATTCGCCGTGATAAAGGTCGAGCAGCCTTTGCGCCGGCACGCGACCCTCGGCTACGATCTGGTCGAGCGGGGTCAGGTATCCGGTCTCATTGTCGCCGCCGCTGTTGAGGCA contains:
- a CDS encoding methyltransferase family protein gives rise to the protein MSSGSRKAAGALPPSDVPAIVGLLGLAGLFTWLAICRCWPQLMELFGLPGPHMRLDGPYASVVATLFCALPMVAWSLLVEKVHRNPSTGIDWDNPRPISAIIDISVTKIAGLWATWAVIGFIYCVARYYWDGQYRFSMEMMGFLAIPLFLLSVPYVIWLDRLLKDPRDHAWHFGAMLIGREPYCPEHVRAHWRAWAVKGFFTAFMISILPGGWNTMVNAEPDRVLGDPVAFCTLLIEMFFVFDVQIGMVGYLLTFRPLDAHIRSANPFLAGWVAALLCYPPFNMMGTGPLDYHVNGADWSQWLGGHPALLWAWGAVLVFLTAAYAWATVAFGLRFSNLTYRGVLTNGPYRFTRHPAYLSKNAFWWFSTMPFLAATGSVTDAVRNTVLLALVGAVYYWRAKTEEKHLLAEDPKYRAYYDWMEENALITRSLSRLKSLIRPRGPRLQIAE
- a CDS encoding glycosyltransferase family 4 protein; the encoded protein is MTAKGKQARILHLHSTFNAGGKELRCVRLMNAFGAQFQHTIVSAEPEALGAARHISKSIAVSYPRNFPSLQGWPTPSRLSRIARAMQAFDLILTYNWGAMDAVMAHTLFSRPYRLAPLIHHEDGFNQDEAERLKPSRNWYRRIALGRCSALIVPSERLERIAREDWVQPAQRIHRIANGLPVAAYARRPRPDSLPGLIKRKGEYWLGTLAGLRPVKNLPRLVRAFAPLPEEWQLVIAGEGPEEQAIRAEAMRLGVAHRVHLPGFVADPAKVAGLFDLFALSSDSEQFPLSVVEAMAAGLAVAAPAVGDVARIVAEPNRPFVTPPGDEALLARSLAQLAANEGLRAEIGAANRDKAREQFDEAAMIGRYRALYEQALALDRP
- a CDS encoding PQQ-binding-like beta-propeller repeat protein codes for the protein MTRMKHANAPARRLAMATTAVLLATMVSACGVLGGKDKPHTPTVGNRVPILSRIEAGTKVDASISNVAVVLPPAQVNTDWTQAGGSAAKASGHFALSASPGRAWTASIAGSSNKRRLAASPVVGGGMLFAIDTTATIHAFNADTGRRIWSQQLEVEGNLRSAAFGGGVSYADGRVYATNGVGEVAALDAQTGAVAWKVKPAGPLRGAPTIAFNSVYVMTQDNQIHALNAADGSEVWQESSSVGQAGVFGVAAPAAGQGTVIAGYSTGELVAYRYENGRTLWADALARTSISTQVGTLTDVDADPIIDSGWVYALGQGGRMAAYELVTGQRIWELNLAGISTPAIAGEWIFTLTDDARLLAIARASGKVRWITQLREWKNEKKKKNQIFWTGPVLAGNRLWIASSRGKLVSVDVTSGAIASEQELGSDISLAPIVANQTLYILDDGGKIHALR
- a CDS encoding tetratricopeptide repeat protein, giving the protein MALVPNRPQTEAEKKAAQDDVFVREVDDAVRQDQLAYAAKRFGIPLAIAVVVGLLALGGWLIWKETRESAMEEHSEELVRAIDRIGAGNLDTASKVLDPVIQDGGGAAASARMLKAGIAAQQGRNAEAAKLFAAIAADSGAPQPLRDLATIREVAVNFDTMKPDDVISRLKPLATPGNPWFGSAGELVGLAYLKQGKRDLAGPLFAAIAKDESLPDTLRARARQLAGLLGYDAISDVDKIVQPQEEDEADPGQAAQ